The genomic DNA ATGGGACGTTTGCAGGATGCCGTAGATCTCCTTGATCAGGTGGTGCACATGGATCGTAAGTATCGCCTGCCGAAATTGGAAGAAAACACCCAGCGTCTACAAGCGCTTCGCGCCCGCCTCACTGATCCGTATCAGTCGCAACCTTGCCGAGGGATGCAGGCATGACGCAGCAAGCTTCCCAAGCCTGGATCCGGCTGCGTACCAATCTCAAACGATCTTTTCCCCAGTTTTACGAATTGGAGCCGGATGGTCCGCTTGCCATGGATCTTGGCGGCGATGGCTGGCTCTTGGAAGTCAGGCCGGACGGGAAGGTTCTTTGCCAGTATGGGATGGCGATGGATGAAGTGATGGCGCTCATGTCTGAAGGAACGCCGGAAGATTTAGGAACGGATGAAGTCGCCAAGCTGGCCAAGTACTTTCTGCAGCCGGCTGTTTCCAAATATCGGGCGCTCCTCCTTCAATCCGGGTTTGTTGAAGAGACCGAAATGACCGACGAGTTTGTAGCGGTCACGTTTGCGCGAGGTGCGGATTTTGAAAATGTTGCCAAGGTGGAAGATCTGCTCCGATGGTGCCGCAGGCAAATCGGAAGCGCATCATGACGCAACGAATCACGACATTCGACGAATTTCGGGGCGTTGTCTCAGGCTATCGATTGCCACGAGTGTTGTTGGTCGCGCTGGAACTGGATCTTTTTACGACTGTCGGCGACCGATTGTGGACCATCCCGGATCTTGCCAAGGAACTCAAGGTCAGTGAAAGGGGTTTGGGCATTATCTGTCGTAATCTCGCCGCCGTCGGAGTCTTACAGAAGAAAGGAGCCAGCTATTGGAATAGCCGGCTGGGAGCAACAGCGCTGAATGCCGATCATCGCGCATATCGTGGCGGATATTTGAATTTGATCAAACGCCATTGGGCGGACTGGGTACGATTGTCGGAATCCGTGCGGAGCGGCTTGCCGATCGACCATGATACTCCAGACAGTCCGGACTACCGTCGACAATTCACGTGGGCCATGCACCACAGGACCTTGGAAATTGCCCCTGCGATTGCCGCGCAAGTTCATATGGGGCGTGCGAAAACACTTCTGGACCTCGGTGGAGGGCCGGGCACCTATGCCATGGCGTTTCTCGCGAGGAACCCAACGCTTCGCGCGACCGTTTGTGATCGAGAACCTGCTCTTGAAGTCGCCAAAGAAATCGCCGCCACGCACAAAGCGAGGCATCGACTCTCCTACCTCCCGCTTGATTTCTCGAAAGATCCTATCCCCGGCTCATATGATGTGATCTGGTACTCGAATGTGCTGCACATCTATTCGCCCGAAGAGAACCGGGCCATTTTTCGCCGAGCTCGAGCGGCATTGAAGCCGGGTGGCCGATTCATCATCCAAGACGCGTTTCTGCACGATCGCGAAGGTTTGTACCCGGCAGAAGCAAGTTTGTTTGCTGTGTCGATGTTATTGTTTACGGAAGGCGGAAATACCTATCCAGTCTCGGAAACGGCCAAGTGGCTGAAAGATGCGGGATTCATCGCGGTCAAATCGCTTCCTATCAGGAAAGGGATGGAGGATTGGGAGGACGGGGTTCTAGAGGCATCGGTCCCGGGCCAACGTCCAAAAACGATCGGCCGCCGAATACAATCAAAAGGAAATAGAAGAGTCCGCTGACCACATTGGCTATCAAGGAAATTCCCACTTCCGAATCTTTTGTCAGCGCCTGAATAATTGTGGCTATGTCCAGTGCCAATCCAACCGTGGCGTAGATCACGCAAGCCATGGCGGCCCATCGGAGATGAAGCCAAATCAACACCGAGAGTACCAGAGGCAAGAGGGTGAAAAAGCCGATTCTCCAAGCCATGCCGGGTTTTATGGAGATGTCGTTTTCTATGAGGAAAAATCCTGTCTCGACGACAAGCGCGCCAATCAGCAGATTCAGCAAGACGGTTTGTTTCATCTGAAGACTATAGACCGTGGAGGAAAACGTCGGCAATGGTTGTCTTGTTGCCTGCGATTTCAAAGTGCTAACCTTTCTGCACCATGGAATTCAAGAAGCAGATCGCAGACCAGTTATCCAGGCACGTCTGCCTACTGGTCTATGATGGAGAATGCCGATTGTGTGTATCTACAAAACAGAAACTCGAAGAGCTAGGAATTGGGCAAGCAGAATCCGACCTGAAGTTCCTTGCGTATCAGAGCGATACGGCAAAGAGAATTTTAGGGTCGAATTATCGTCCTGGTCGTCCTGATGCAGCCTTCTTGATTCGACCTTCAGAAGAAGTGCTCCAGGGGTTCGAAGCGTTTCTTCCTCTCATCCCCAATCTCCCCGGTGGGAGGCTTCTGCTGTGGTGGTTACGGTTCCCATCTGCCAGACGGCTCGCCAAATGGGGCTATCGCATGGTCGCACGCCATCGGTATCGATGGTTTGGCGAAGTCGAACGCTCTAGTCTGCAAGATTGAGTAAGCGAGTCCTATCTTTGCGAGATCCCCCCTCTTTCGAGAGGATTCTTCCTACAGCGAGGAATTTACGGACGACAGACCCTCTTCCAGAATGCGTCAACCTTGAGGAGGGTATATGTTGCTCAGATGGGACGTATTGTCGGGTTTTTTTAGCCTAGTTCATGTGACTGATCAACTGCGGGACCGTGCTGACCATGACTCTTCGAAGATCCTGATGAGGTTAGTGGCAGCCGTCTTGTGTCTCTCATTCTCTGGTGGCCAGGCGTGGAGCGAAATCGGTACAGAAAACAAAAGGGCGATTGTGGCCGCAGGGTTCGGTTACCAAATCGGCAGCGTCTCAACGATTGCGGTAAAGGTGTATGACGCTGCATCGGGCGACATCTTGTCCAATGAAATTTATGAACTAGCCGTCAAAGAAAGCGACGGTATGAGCTCGAACCGAGGGCCGCGTATTTTTGCCGGTGGCGTCGGACTGGGCGCTACAGATCTCTCCAATTTCGTATTGCGGGTATATGACGCAAATACCGGCGTATTCCAATGGGAGGGGCGACTAAGCCTCGTGCAGCCCGATTGGAAGGCCGGGGGAAAGGTCGTATCGACCGCACTGTCTCGGCGAGCGACTCTTACTAAAGTACACATTATTGAAGCGACTATGGAGCAACCGGTATTTTTGCTTCGTGCAATGGATACGGAGACCGGGGTGCTTGTGTGGGAGGATGAGTTTACGACTATCCGTACACGAATTCCGCGAACTCATCGGATTGCAGATCGATCGATCCAGCCGGACGGCATTCCACTCGCGAGGTCCCACACCTTTAACTTCAAGATTCGCATGTATGACTCCAGCGGAAAGAAAGTTCTGTGGGAGGATCAGCTCTCTCAGCGGGAGTCCGATGAAGGGCCTGAGCAATCTCACAACGATCAGGCCGATATACTTCCCCCCGGGCCTAATCTCTTGCAGAAAGAGTCCATAGCGGGATCGACCTAAGGAGAGAGAGTTACAACCGATTCCGTTCGAAGTTCTCGAGCCACTGCCGCTGGAACTGTTCGTATGAGACGAACAACTTGTTTTGAAGGGCAGCTGCCATGGTCGACTTGGTTTGCAAAGCCTTCAGCAACGCATCAATGCCGGCCATTCCCCAACGCTCAATCAAGTAGCGTGTTGCCGAATTAGCCTCTAAGTAAGCCACCGTCGATGTACTGGCCGGCAGGGCGTCCCAGGAGCCTTCCAGATAGATCAAGGGGATCACTTTGATGTCCCCGCTCATAGCCTGATCAAGCTCGGGCCACGCATCTCCCGCCAATTGCATGGCCAGGCCTTCGTTCAACCAGGTCGGTAATGACCCACTGCTTGCTCCTAAGCGGTCATGGAGTAGAGCATGGACATACTCGTGGCGGAGCACGCTTGCCAACCACTTCCGATCCGTGGTCGCCCCTTGAGTGGGAATCTGAATGCGTCCAAGGGCGGGGTCATAGAGACCATCGGCCCAAGCGGGGCTCCCGGTCACTCCTTGAAACGAATCCTTGGCATGGAGAACGACGATGATCGACTTCGAGGGAAAATGACCGAACTTCTGTCCAATCTCTCGATAGGCTTCTTCAAGAATCTCCAGAACTGAGATCCAGGTATTCTGGTCTTCTTCACCGTCAAACTTTACGACAAAGTGAGTACTGCTTCTTGCGGCCATGTTGGATTCACTCGACTGAGTGCGGCGAACCTTCGCCGTGACGGCGGCCAGGTATGACTGCAATCCCGGGTCCTGCTTTGCTCGATCGGTTGCATGGCCTAAATGCTTCGCTGCTTCTTCCAGTTCATCCTGTTCTTGTAACCAGTCGGCCATGGCTAAGTGGGGAAACGGTTCTTCTGGGGCCACCTTCATCAATTTCATCAGGAATTCGGCATTCAGTGCGCGGTCCCGCTGCTCCCAATAAGCATGGGCGAGATTCATGAGGATCACGGGATTCGACTCGTCAAGATCAGCGGCGCTCTTGAATGCACGGACAGATACCCGCGTACCGTTGAGCCGTTCCTGTTGCAACCCGAGATTGTTCCATAGGACAGCAACGAAGGACTTGACCTTCGCCTCCGACAGGACAGCCGGAGGCAGCTCTTTCAGTTTCGTTTCGGCGATCGACAGGTTATGTTTTTCGATCTCATCCCGAATGGACTCCAGGAGGCCTTCATGGAGGGTCGGCGGCACCACGCTCTGATCGAGTATGCGAACCGACTTTGCCTCGCTTTCAGGCGACCTACTCAGCGGGGGAGCGGGAGGAGGAGCAACCGGTTCAAAAGTTTCTGTGAGATGCTCCGTCTGTGGCGGCAGCCTCAAGAATAGGTTGTATCCAATCACCAGAACCAGGCCGGCTGCAAGCGGTATCAGAATATGTCTAATGTTACGGCGATACATGAGTTGTCGATATCGAGTGTAGCACCCTAAGAAAATGGGACCAAGCAATCGGACAAAATAGGCGATTGACTTCGACCGCCGTGTATCTGTTCGTTGAGGGTGGAAAGGCGCTGTGTTACCATCCCAGCCGTATGCAGGCTCCCACCGAATCGAGTTCGCACACGCCGTTTCAGGAGTGGTTGGACCGCCTTGCGCGACCGATTGAGTTTGCGAGCCGAGACGATTGTGCCCATCTAAGGACCATCACAAATCTGAGTTCGTTTATCCCCGCACAAGTCTTGTCTGCCCTTCGCCAAGAGGTTTATCCTAAGGCCATTGAATCCCGCCTGATCTCATTGCGTGATCTCTTTGTCGATTTTCATCCGGCGCTCCCTTTCGATGAGCAACGTCGACGACTGCAGGCCGCTGCGTTGCTCATTAAGGCGCTTCGAACAGTTGACCGACAGAAACCTATCCGACTGAAGGATTCGTCGAGGCATGCTTCCTGTCACTCCGAAGTGACAAGTGCGGGCAGATCCGATCTTTGGAATCTTCCGGTCCGTTTTGTTAAAGGCGTCGGGCCGAAGCGCACCACTGTCTTGCAACGATTGCATATCGCGACGGTGGAGGATGCGCTCTGGACCATTCCGTGGCGTTACGAAGATCGGTCGGTTATGACACCGATTGGGAATCTGGTCCCTGGGATGATGGCCTCAATTTGCGGGGTGATAGGAAAATGCGAGGCAAAACGGACAAGAAACCGGCGGTTGAGTGTAGTGGAAGTCGGCGTCGAAGATCAGTCCGGGCGACTGCAGGTGGTCTTCTTCAATCAACCCTATTTGGAGGAGCTTCTGAAGGTGGGGACCCGCGTGATGATGAGCGGGCAGGTCCTCTCATCTCGACAAGGATGGATGGTCCCGCGAATGGATGCGGCGCAATACGAAATCATCGGAGAGGATACCGAATCGACACTGCATGTCGGTCGTATCGTTCCGATCTATCACGAGACCAAAGGATGGACCTCTCGCCAGATGCGGGTATTGGTGAAGAATCTGTTGACGGACCATGGGATAGAGCTTATGGATCATTTGCCTGTGCCTCTGCGGGCGCGGCAGCAGTTGATCCCGATTCATGAAGCGCTGCAAGATGTTCATTTTCCCAAAACCGATACCGATCTTCAGCTCCTGGAACGAGGAAGGACGGCGGCGCATCGACGATTGGCGTTCGAGGAACTCCTGCTCCTTCAACTGGCACTGGCAACCAGGCATCGATCGGTGCACGAAGAGCCGAAGGCACTGCGGTTCAATCCACGAACACCTCTCTTGCAACAGCTCAGTCGTCTCATCCCGTTTTGTCTCACGACGGCACAAGATCGAGTCATTCGTGAAATATTTCGAGACATGATTTCGCCGCGTCCCATGAATCGTCTGGTACAAGGCGATGTGGGAGCCGGGAAAACGGCGGTCGCCTTGCATGCACTGGTGATGGCCTGCGGTTCAGGCTATCAGGCCGCGTTGATGGCGCCGACCGAGATTCTAGCGGAGCAGCACTATCGAAACCTTTCCGGGATGTTGCAGGCCCTAGGACTTCACACGATTCTCTTGCGTGGAGGAGAGAAATCCTCGGTAAAAAAGACACAGGCTGAGCGGCTGGCATCAGGCGACAGTCAGGTGGCGATTGGAACTCATGCCCTCATCCAACAAGGAGTGAGATTCAAGAACTTGGGGTTGGCGGTGATTGATGAACAGCACAGGTTCGGTGTCTTGCAGCGAAAGACGCTGATCGACAAGGGTTATAAGCCGGACGTGCTTGTCTTGACGGCCACGCCCATTCCCCGGACATTGGCGATGACGGTGTATGGTGATCTGGATGCATCGGTGATCGATGTCCTGCCACCGGGACGAAAGCCGGTGAGGACATTCCTGTTTCATGACACGCAGCGACGGCGTGCCTATCAAATTGTGCGTGATGAATTGCGGGCCGAAAGACAAGCGTATGTGGTCTATCCGCTGGTGGAAGAATCGGAAAAGACCGACCTCCAGGCGGCGATTCAGGGAGCCGAACAGTTACAGAACGGGGAATTTTCCGACTTCCGTGTCGGCCTCCTGCATGGGCGCATGAAAGCCCCCGAAAAAGAAGCGGTGATGGCTGACTTCAAGGCTGGAACGATCCAGTTGTTGGTCACGACTACGGTGATCGAAGTCGGAGTGGATGTGCCGAATGCGACAGTCATCCTGATCGAGCATGCCGAGCGGTTTGGTCTCGCACAGCTGCACCAATTGCGCGGACGGGTAGGGCGCAGCAGCCGGCAATCCTATTGTTTCTTGATGGCTCAGAATCCGGAGCGGGGAAGGACGCAATTGGGACAACATTCTCCGGGAAGTAATGCGTGTGCGTCTACGGCAAAGGAACGGCTGGAGGCGCTCGTCCGGTCCAACGATGGGTTCATGATTGCCGAGGAAGATTTGCGGATCAGAGGCCCCGGTGAATTCTTTGGGTTGCGTCAATGGGGGATGCCGGAATTTCGCGTGGCAAATCTGGTGCGAGACGGGGACCTATTGCAGCAGGCTAGGCAAGAGGCCTTTTCGCTGCTGAAATCTGACCCACGATTGAACGAGCCGGCCCATCAGAGATTGCGAGAGGCGATGTTGCGGAAATGGGAGAAGAAGCTCGAACTTGGATCGATAAGCTAGGACATCGGTGGGACTCTTTCAGCGAATAAAAGATGATGTGCGAGCCGGGATCGCCACGCTACGGCTGGGGACTGCTCACGCCGCGGGCCGTGCATTGGAAGAGACGGAACTGCTCCGCATGCGGCTGGAGCTTCGCAAGTTCGATCAGCAACTCTCCGATCTCTACAAAGACATCGGTGAACGCGCGATCGACATGAAGGAACGGGGCGAAACGGCAGAGCGGGTTGTATACGACGCCGAAATCGTGCGTCTTGTCAAAGAGGTTGAGGTGATCAAGGAATCAAGGAAGAAGCTGGAAGCTGAAATGAAAGAAATTCGGAACGAGCAATGAGCGAGCCGCGTCGGCACGCGCGACGATTCGCCGGTATCGATATCGGCACTCTGACTTGTCGTTTGTTAATCGCGGATCTAACCCCCGGACAACCTCTCCAAGAAGTCCGATCGGATCGACGCATTCTCCGCCTCGGTGAGGGGGTCGATCGGACTAAACGACTAAGCCCAGTCGCAATGGATCGGGTCATCGACTGTCTACAAGAATGGCAGAATGTCATCACTGTCAGTCATGTCGAGGCATTGTCGGTCGTGGCGACGAGTGCTGTCCGAGATGCTGACAATCGAGATGGCTTTCTTGAACGCGTCAAACGAGAAGCCGGGTTCGATGTTGACGTGATTTCGGGAGAGGAAGAAGCGCGGCGGACCTTGCTCGGCATTCGCTCCGGCTTGCCGTTCGGGGTAACGGAAATCCTTGCATTGGATATCGGTGGCGGAAGTACCGAATTTATTTTGGATCTGCAAGGACAGAAGCCAATGATCCGCTCGATCGATATCGGAGTCGTTCGCTTCTGCGAACGGATCTTGCGTCACGACCCTTCGACTGATGAGGAAGTGAACTTGGCGCGGGAGTGGGTGACACGAGAGACAAAAACGGCTGTGGCTGGTCTGGGCGACTATCGCCGCGCGACATTCGTCGGAACTGCCGGTACGATCACATCTCTTGCGGCTATGGCCCAGAAACTTACCACCTATGAGCCGGTGAGAATTCACAACTACACACT from Nitrospira sp. includes the following:
- a CDS encoding Exopolyphosphatase yields the protein MSEPRRHARRFAGIDIGTLTCRLLIADLTPGQPLQEVRSDRRILRLGEGVDRTKRLSPVAMDRVIDCLQEWQNVITVSHVEALSVVATSAVRDADNRDGFLERVKREAGFDVDVISGEEEARRTLLGIRSGLPFGVTEILALDIGGGSTEFILDLQGQKPMIRSIDIGVVRFCERILRHDPSTDEEVNLAREWVTRETKTAVAGLGDYRRATFVGTAGTITSLAAMAQKLTTYEPVRIHNYTLRLEIIRELEHQLLSRTKAERVGLPGLEKNREEVIAAGAIIIRTIMETLGREECLVSDLGLREGLLIELALHML
- a CDS encoding TPR domain protein — its product is MYRRNIRHILIPLAAGLVLVIGYNLFLRLPPQTEHLTETFEPVAPPPAPPLSRSPESEAKSVRILDQSVVPPTLHEGLLESIRDEIEKHNLSIAETKLKELPPAVLSEAKVKSFVAVLWNNLGLQQERLNGTRVSVRAFKSAADLDESNPVILMNLAHAYWEQRDRALNAEFLMKLMKVAPEEPFPHLAMADWLQEQDELEEAAKHLGHATDRAKQDPGLQSYLAAVTAKVRRTQSSESNMAARSSTHFVVKFDGEEDQNTWISVLEILEEAYREIGQKFGHFPSKSIIVVLHAKDSFQGVTGSPAWADGLYDPALGRIQIPTQGATTDRKWLASVLRHEYVHALLHDRLGASSGSLPTWLNEGLAMQLAGDAWPELDQAMSGDIKVIPLIYLEGSWDALPASTSTVAYLEANSATRYLIERWGMAGIDALLKALQTKSTMAAALQNKLFVSYEQFQRQWLENFERNRL
- a CDS encoding ATP-dependent DNA helicase RecG, with translation MYLFVEGGKALCYHPSRMQAPTESSSHTPFQEWLDRLARPIEFASRDDCAHLRTITNLSSFIPAQVLSALRQEVYPKAIESRLISLRDLFVDFHPALPFDEQRRRLQAAALLIKALRTVDRQKPIRLKDSSRHASCHSEVTSAGRSDLWNLPVRFVKGVGPKRTTVLQRLHIATVEDALWTIPWRYEDRSVMTPIGNLVPGMMASICGVIGKCEAKRTRNRRLSVVEVGVEDQSGRLQVVFFNQPYLEELLKVGTRVMMSGQVLSSRQGWMVPRMDAAQYEIIGEDTESTLHVGRIVPIYHETKGWTSRQMRVLVKNLLTDHGIELMDHLPVPLRARQQLIPIHEALQDVHFPKTDTDLQLLERGRTAAHRRLAFEELLLLQLALATRHRSVHEEPKALRFNPRTPLLQQLSRLIPFCLTTAQDRVIREIFRDMISPRPMNRLVQGDVGAGKTAVALHALVMACGSGYQAALMAPTEILAEQHYRNLSGMLQALGLHTILLRGGEKSSVKKTQAERLASGDSQVAIGTHALIQQGVRFKNLGLAVIDEQHRFGVLQRKTLIDKGYKPDVLVLTATPIPRTLAMTVYGDLDASVIDVLPPGRKPVRTFLFHDTQRRRAYQIVRDELRAERQAYVVYPLVEESEKTDLQAAIQGAEQLQNGEFSDFRVGLLHGRMKAPEKEAVMADFKAGTIQLLVTTTVIEVGVDVPNATVILIEHAERFGLAQLHQLRGRVGRSSRQSYCFLMAQNPERGRTQLGQHSPGSNACASTAKERLEALVRSNDGFMIAEEDLRIRGPGEFFGLRQWGMPEFRVANLVRDGDLLQQARQEAFSLLKSDPRLNEPAHQRLREAMLRKWEKKLELGSIS